In one Pseudomonas sp. SG20056 genomic region, the following are encoded:
- a CDS encoding MerR family transcriptional regulator translates to MKIGELASRSGLAASRIRFYEASGLISAQRQANGYRSYTEQTLQALGIISCAQQTGFSLEEIRHLLPDANAEGWAHEQMLDSLQRKVVEIEAMQQRLAQNKAQLLNIIATIENKPEGMPCTENAERVLANLRDTRASQ, encoded by the coding sequence ATGAAAATTGGTGAACTGGCCAGCCGCAGCGGTCTGGCTGCCTCGCGTATCCGCTTCTACGAGGCCAGCGGGCTGATCAGTGCCCAGCGTCAGGCCAACGGTTATCGCAGCTATACGGAACAGACACTGCAAGCCCTGGGCATTATCAGCTGCGCGCAGCAGACCGGTTTCAGCCTGGAGGAAATCCGCCACCTGCTGCCCGATGCCAACGCCGAGGGCTGGGCGCATGAGCAGATGCTCGACAGCCTGCAACGCAAGGTCGTCGAGATCGAGGCGATGCAACAGCGTCTGGCGCAGAACAAGGCGCAGCTGCTGAACATCATCGCCACCATCGAGAACAAACCAGAGGGCATGCCCTGCACGGAAAATGCCGAGCGGGTGCTCGCCAATCTACGTGACACGCGCGCCAGTCAGTAG
- a CDS encoding NADH:flavin oxidoreductase/NADH oxidase family protein, with amino-acid sequence MTAFQPLQLPNGTSIPNRIAKASMEENLSDASLGPSAGLLRLYQAWAEGGAGLLLTGNVMVDRRAMTDAGGVVLEDDRQLDKFREWARIGRAQGAQFWVQINHPGRQMQASLGQQTVAPSAVALELGGLSKLFPVPKALDEAQIQDLIQRFTRTAQLAEQAGFSGVQIHAAHGYLLSQFLSPISNKRSDRWGGSLENRARLLLEVVKAVRAVVAPSFCVSVKLNSADFQRGGFDAADAKRVVQLLNEQAVDLVELSGGSYEAPAMQGDARDGRTLAREAYFLEFAGEIAAVAKMPVMVTGGIRRLPVVEQVLASGAAMAGIATALAIEPALPKQWLAGQPSSAELAPIRWKNKALASLAYLAVVKFQLLQLSRGKHTHAGVSPLRALLLGQLKSAQRTRQYKRLMAAGG; translated from the coding sequence ATGACTGCCTTCCAACCGCTGCAACTGCCAAACGGTACCTCCATCCCCAACCGCATTGCCAAGGCATCGATGGAGGAGAACCTATCCGACGCCAGCCTGGGCCCGTCCGCCGGTCTGCTGCGTCTGTATCAGGCCTGGGCCGAGGGCGGCGCCGGCTTGTTGCTCACCGGTAATGTGATGGTCGACCGCCGTGCCATGACCGATGCCGGCGGCGTGGTGCTGGAAGATGACCGTCAGCTGGACAAATTTCGCGAGTGGGCGCGTATCGGCCGTGCCCAGGGCGCGCAGTTCTGGGTGCAGATCAACCACCCGGGCCGGCAGATGCAGGCCAGCCTGGGTCAACAGACTGTCGCGCCGTCGGCCGTGGCTCTGGAGCTGGGCGGCCTGTCGAAGCTTTTTCCAGTGCCCAAGGCGTTGGATGAGGCGCAAATTCAGGACCTTATTCAGCGCTTCACGCGCACCGCGCAACTGGCCGAACAGGCCGGCTTTAGCGGTGTGCAGATCCACGCGGCGCACGGTTATCTGCTCAGCCAGTTTCTTTCGCCAATCAGCAACAAGCGCAGTGACCGCTGGGGCGGCTCGCTGGAAAACCGCGCGCGCTTGCTGCTGGAAGTGGTCAAGGCGGTGCGTGCAGTGGTGGCGCCGAGCTTCTGCGTGTCGGTCAAACTCAACTCGGCGGATTTCCAGCGCGGCGGCTTCGATGCGGCCGATGCCAAGCGCGTGGTGCAGCTGCTCAATGAACAGGCGGTTGATCTGGTCGAGCTGTCCGGCGGCAGCTACGAAGCCCCGGCCATGCAGGGTGATGCCCGCGATGGCCGCACCCTGGCGCGTGAGGCGTACTTTCTCGAGTTTGCCGGTGAGATCGCTGCTGTGGCGAAGATGCCGGTGATGGTTACCGGTGGGATTCGCCGCTTGCCGGTGGTTGAGCAGGTACTGGCCAGCGGCGCGGCCATGGCCGGGATTGCCACGGCGTTGGCGATTGAGCCGGCCTTGCCCAAGCAGTGGCTGGCCGGGCAGCCCAGCAGTGCAGAACTGGCGCCGATCCGCTGGAAGAACAAGGCGCTGGCTTCTCTGGCTTACTTGGCGGTGGTGAAATTCCAGCTGCTTCAGCTCAGCCGGGGCAAGCACACCCATGCCGGGGTCTCACCGCTGCGCGCACTGCTGTTGGGGCAGCTGAAAAGCGCACAGCGCACCCGTCAGTACAAGCGTCTGATGGCGGCGGGCGGTTAG
- a CDS encoding type 1 glutamine amidotransferase domain-containing protein, which yields MKILLVLTSHDQLGNTGHKTGFWLEEFASPYYVFKDAGAQLTLASPKGGQPPLDPKSDAPDAQTAATERFRADPAAQQALANTVPLSQVKADDFDAVFYPGGHGPLWDLAEDRASIALIEHFQAQNKPVAAVCHAPGVLRHVKTANGLPLVSGKKVTGFSNSEEAAVQLTDVVPFLVQDMLIANGGHYTSTNDWQSHVAIDGLLITGQNPASSDATADALIHLLKQA from the coding sequence ATGAAGATTCTGCTGGTACTGACTTCTCACGACCAACTGGGCAATACCGGACACAAGACTGGCTTCTGGCTGGAGGAATTCGCCTCGCCGTACTACGTGTTCAAGGATGCCGGCGCGCAACTGACCCTGGCTTCGCCCAAAGGCGGCCAGCCACCGCTCGACCCGAAAAGCGACGCCCCTGATGCACAGACAGCCGCCACCGAGCGCTTTCGTGCTGATCCGGCAGCGCAGCAGGCACTGGCCAACACCGTGCCACTGAGCCAGGTGAAGGCCGATGATTTCGACGCCGTGTTCTACCCGGGCGGCCATGGCCCACTGTGGGATTTGGCCGAAGACCGCGCCTCCATCGCCCTGATCGAACACTTCCAGGCACAGAACAAACCGGTGGCGGCGGTCTGTCACGCTCCGGGTGTGCTGCGTCATGTCAAAACGGCCAACGGTCTGCCGCTGGTCAGCGGCAAGAAAGTCACCGGCTTTAGCAACAGCGAAGAGGCTGCGGTGCAGCTAACCGACGTGGTGCCATTCCTGGTGCAGGATATGCTCATCGCCAACGGTGGCCATTACACCAGCACGAACGATTGGCAGAGCCATGTAGCCATAGATGGCCTGCTGATCACCGGGCAAAACCCGGCCTCATCGGATGCCACCGCCGACGCGCTGATCCACCTGCTCAAGCAGGCCTGA
- a CDS encoding sigma-70 family RNA polymerase sigma factor translates to MPASEFDLSTDLDTLYRQHHGWLEGWLRRKLNDTFAAADLAQDTFVSVIHSGQAHEIREPRPFLATIARRLIAHRHRRQRLEDAYLEVLASLPEAVYPSPEEQLQALETLRQIDSALDGLPAQVKEAFLLAHLEELSYAEIAERLGVSSSSVKQYLMRANRQYLFALAS, encoded by the coding sequence GTGCCCGCCTCTGAATTTGACCTGTCTACCGACCTCGACACGCTCTACCGCCAGCATCACGGCTGGCTGGAAGGCTGGTTGCGGCGCAAGCTGAACGACACCTTTGCCGCCGCAGACCTGGCCCAGGACACCTTCGTCAGCGTTATTCATTCCGGTCAGGCCCATGAAATTCGCGAACCCCGGCCCTTTCTGGCGACCATTGCGCGCCGGCTGATTGCCCATCGTCATCGCCGCCAGCGCCTCGAAGACGCCTACCTTGAAGTGCTCGCCAGCCTGCCGGAAGCGGTTTACCCCTCGCCGGAAGAACAGCTGCAGGCACTGGAAACCCTGCGTCAGATCGACAGCGCCCTCGACGGTCTGCCGGCCCAGGTCAAGGAAGCCTTCCTGCTCGCCCACCTGGAAGAACTCAGCTATGCCGAAATCGCCGAACGCCTGGGCGTATCCAGCAGCTCGGTGAAGCAGTACCTGATGCGCGCCAACCGCCAATACCTGTTTGCCCTGGCCAGCTGA
- a CDS encoding cupin domain-containing protein, whose product MQLNADFSQRALIRPADSPWVASPMPGVERRMLDRIGEEVARATSIVRYAAGSRFSEHHHPGGEEFLVLDGVFSDERGDYPAGTYVRNPIGSHHAPFSREGCTIFVKLMQFDAADDQPVVIDSTQAQWRPGLLPGLQVLPLHQHGTEHVALVRWAPGTYFTAHRHWGGEEILVLEGTFQDEFGDYPAGSWLRSPHLSQHTPFSEAGCLIWVKTGHLPD is encoded by the coding sequence ATGCAACTGAATGCCGACTTTAGTCAGCGCGCCTTGATCCGTCCGGCCGACAGCCCCTGGGTGGCTTCACCCATGCCAGGGGTGGAGCGGCGCATGCTGGACCGCATCGGCGAAGAGGTAGCACGCGCCACCAGCATCGTGCGCTACGCGGCAGGTTCGCGCTTCAGCGAGCATCACCACCCCGGCGGCGAGGAGTTTCTAGTGCTCGACGGAGTGTTCTCCGATGAGCGCGGCGATTACCCCGCCGGCACCTATGTGCGTAATCCCATTGGCAGCCATCATGCGCCCTTCAGCCGCGAAGGCTGCACGATCTTCGTCAAACTCATGCAGTTCGATGCGGCTGATGATCAACCCGTGGTGATCGACAGCACGCAGGCGCAATGGAGACCCGGCCTGTTGCCGGGCCTGCAAGTGCTGCCATTGCACCAGCACGGTACCGAGCACGTGGCGCTGGTGCGCTGGGCCCCCGGCACCTATTTCACTGCGCACCGGCATTGGGGTGGCGAAGAAATCCTGGTGCTTGAGGGCACGTTTCAGGATGAGTTCGGCGACTATCCCGCCGGCAGCTGGCTGCGCAGCCCACACCTGTCACAGCACACCCCGTTCAGCGAGGCAGGCTGCCTGATCTGGGTGAAAACCGGGCATTTGCCGGACTAA
- a CDS encoding methyl-accepting chemotaxis protein has translation MALNRHGCSNQPPTKGWPQGASPAMVYRFADSGRLPTQAYPAARKQVPAGMARPLQSGAPQAVSGVGSARIKITRFVMRSAFITYPKACLLHAIGLAGLMVTYQQIQLPWFISIPSFLLLALWPWLGPWQRQHEELPASTDAPHESFSTLSQNLSRHTCHNALAAAEVAHAAQQLAGKLQSQLSATEQINQAAEAITHTEQDNAQRAEQTLLAAQSVRQDSSSGQQELRQAIDAMQHLSAQTATSRELIDGLSARTEQIEKVTQVIQSIASQTNLLALNAAIEAARAGELGRGFAVVADEVRNLAGRTSSATEEVGQIVSDIRQQSAAVVSHMQQQAEQLTLAAQQVEHTGAQLQGIAELAADVESQVSQIDSGTRQNHERLAELSVAVGQLRGDVGDSEGQTRQLSSAAERLVAQAESVSEQLAEVGLDDYHQRIYDLARGAAAQIAAQFEADIHSGRISASDLFDRHYQPIAGSFPAKYKTRFDSYADQVLPAIQEPLLSQHEGLVFAIACTAEGYVPTHNNAFNHPPCGDRAVDTLKSRSKRLFNDRTGIRCGSHQKPLLLQTYMRDTGELMHDLSVPIMVQGRHWGGLRLGYKPEP, from the coding sequence ATGGCCCTGAACCGCCATGGGTGCTCGAATCAACCTCCCACCAAAGGTTGGCCGCAGGGAGCGTCACCCGCTATGGTCTATAGATTCGCCGACAGCGGCCGATTGCCTACCCAGGCATATCCAGCTGCGCGCAAACAGGTTCCAGCAGGCATGGCCCGCCCACTGCAAAGCGGCGCGCCACAGGCAGTTTCTGGTGTTGGTTCGGCCAGAATAAAAATAACGAGGTTTGTCATGCGCTCTGCGTTTATTACCTATCCCAAGGCCTGCCTGCTGCATGCCATTGGGCTAGCCGGGTTGATGGTGACGTACCAGCAGATCCAGCTGCCCTGGTTTATCAGCATTCCGTCCTTTCTGCTGCTGGCCCTATGGCCGTGGCTGGGGCCCTGGCAGCGCCAGCATGAAGAGCTGCCAGCTTCTACCGATGCGCCGCATGAGTCGTTCAGCACCCTGAGCCAGAATCTGTCGCGACACACCTGTCACAACGCCCTGGCCGCCGCCGAAGTGGCCCACGCCGCGCAGCAACTGGCCGGCAAACTGCAATCGCAGCTCAGTGCCACCGAGCAGATCAACCAGGCCGCCGAGGCCATCACCCATACCGAACAGGACAACGCCCAGCGCGCCGAGCAAACCCTGCTGGCCGCGCAGAGCGTGCGGCAAGACAGCAGCAGCGGGCAGCAGGAATTACGCCAGGCCATTGATGCCATGCAGCACCTGAGCGCGCAGACCGCCACCAGCCGCGAGCTGATTGACGGCCTCAGCGCCCGCACCGAGCAGATCGAGAAAGTCACCCAGGTAATCCAGTCGATTGCCAGCCAGACCAACCTGCTGGCGCTCAATGCCGCCATCGAAGCGGCCCGCGCCGGGGAACTCGGCCGTGGCTTTGCCGTGGTTGCCGATGAGGTGCGCAACCTGGCCGGGCGCACCAGCAGCGCCACCGAGGAAGTCGGGCAGATCGTCAGCGATATACGCCAGCAGAGCGCGGCGGTGGTCAGCCATATGCAGCAGCAGGCCGAACAGCTGACCCTGGCCGCGCAGCAGGTTGAGCACACCGGCGCGCAACTGCAGGGGATTGCCGAACTGGCGGCGGATGTGGAAAGCCAGGTCAGCCAGATCGACAGCGGCACCCGGCAGAATCACGAACGCCTGGCCGAACTCTCGGTAGCCGTCGGCCAATTGCGCGGCGATGTCGGCGACAGCGAAGGGCAGACCCGCCAGCTCAGCAGCGCCGCCGAGCGTTTAGTCGCGCAGGCCGAAAGCGTCAGCGAACAGCTCGCCGAAGTCGGCCTGGATGACTACCACCAGCGCATCTATGACCTCGCACGTGGCGCGGCGGCGCAGATTGCCGCGCAGTTCGAAGCGGATATACACAGCGGCCGGATCAGCGCCAGTGACCTGTTCGACCGTCATTACCAGCCGATTGCCGGCAGCTTCCCGGCCAAGTACAAGACCCGCTTCGACAGCTACGCCGATCAGGTGCTGCCAGCCATTCAGGAGCCGCTGCTGAGCCAGCACGAAGGCCTGGTCTTCGCCATCGCCTGCACCGCCGAAGGCTACGTGCCAACCCACAACAACGCCTTCAACCACCCACCCTGCGGCGACCGCGCCGTGGACACCCTGAAAAGCCGCAGCAAACGCCTGTTCAACGACCGCACCGGCATCCGCTGCGGCAGCCACCAGAAGCCGCTGCTGCTACAAACCTATATGCGTGATACCGGCGAACTGATGCACGACCTGTCGGTGCCGATCATGGTTCAGGGCCGACACTGGGGCGGCCTGCGTCTGGGTTACAAGCCAGAGCCTTGA
- a CDS encoding FAD-binding oxidoreductase: protein MNAALKPATPAAVRCPSYYSATLNEETDYPTLQGEVSVDVVIIGGGFTGVASAVELAERGLKVAIVEANKIGWGATGRNGGQVTGSLSGDAAMTKQMRNTLGEEVEDFIWHLRWRGHEIIKNRVEKYGIQCDLKHGHLHAAMKPTHMQELEATYAEAQRRGMGADVTLLDRAGVRSHLASDLYSGALKNTRNMHLHPLNLCIGEAKAAASLGALIFEHSEVLEIVHGTKPAVVTAQGRINAKQVLLAGDVYHKLEPKKLKGMIFPAMGGIVTTAPLGELAKELNPQDLAVYDCRFVLDYYRMTADGRLLFGGGCNYSGRDSRDIAAELRPGIEQTFPQLKDVDIDFQWSCAMGIVINRIPQLGKLSDNVWYCQGYSGHGIATTHIMGEIMANALTGTMGHYDTFAACKHIKVPLGDVFGNPMLAAGMWYYQMLEKLR, encoded by the coding sequence ATGAACGCCGCCCTCAAACCTGCAACGCCCGCTGCCGTACGTTGCCCGTCCTACTACAGCGCCACCCTCAATGAAGAAACCGATTACCCGACCCTGCAAGGCGAGGTCAGCGTCGATGTGGTGATCATCGGCGGCGGTTTTACCGGCGTGGCGTCTGCCGTGGAGCTGGCCGAACGCGGCCTCAAGGTGGCGATTGTCGAAGCCAACAAGATCGGCTGGGGCGCGACCGGGCGTAACGGCGGCCAGGTCACCGGCAGCCTGTCGGGCGATGCGGCAATGACCAAGCAGATGCGCAACACCCTCGGCGAGGAAGTCGAAGACTTTATCTGGCACCTGCGCTGGCGCGGCCACGAGATCATCAAGAACCGCGTAGAGAAGTACGGCATTCAGTGCGACCTCAAGCACGGCCACCTGCACGCGGCGATGAAGCCCACGCACATGCAGGAACTGGAGGCGACCTACGCCGAAGCACAGCGTCGCGGCATGGGCGCTGATGTGACCCTGCTCGACCGCGCCGGGGTGCGCAGCCACCTGGCCAGCGACCTGTACAGCGGCGCCCTGAAGAACACCCGCAACATGCACCTGCACCCGCTGAACCTGTGCATCGGCGAAGCCAAGGCCGCCGCCAGCCTGGGCGCGCTGATTTTCGAACACTCGGAAGTGCTGGAGATTGTGCATGGCACCAAGCCGGCAGTGGTCACCGCCCAAGGCCGGATCAATGCCAAGCAGGTGCTGCTAGCCGGCGATGTGTACCACAAGCTGGAGCCGAAAAAGCTCAAGGGCATGATCTTCCCGGCCATGGGCGGCATCGTCACCACCGCGCCGCTGGGTGAGCTGGCGAAAGAACTCAACCCGCAGGACCTGGCCGTGTATGACTGCCGCTTCGTCCTCGATTACTACCGCATGACCGCCGATGGTCGCCTGCTGTTCGGCGGTGGCTGCAACTACTCCGGGCGCGACTCGCGGGATATCGCCGCCGAGCTACGCCCCGGTATCGAACAGACCTTCCCGCAGCTCAAGGACGTCGATATCGACTTCCAGTGGAGCTGCGCCATGGGCATCGTGATCAACCGCATCCCGCAGCTGGGCAAGCTCTCGGACAACGTCTGGTACTGCCAGGGCTACTCCGGCCACGGCATCGCCACCACCCACATCATGGGCGAGATCATGGCCAACGCCCTGACCGGCACGATGGGCCACTACGACACCTTCGCCGCCTGCAAACACATCAAGGTGCCGCTGGGGGATGTGTTCGGCAACCCGATGCTGGCCGCCGGCATGTGGTACTACCAGATGCTGGAAAAGCTGCGTTAA